From the genome of Muricauda sp. SCSIO 64092, one region includes:
- a CDS encoding stage II sporulation protein M gives MREAAFVKQNKNKWVAFEEALNSKRELSPDQLSDLYIELTDHLSYAKTFYPGSNTQLYLNSIASRAHQKIYKTKRESKNRIVTFWKIEFPQMFYAHQRELLISFLVFTFFCFVGAFSAANDGDFVRSILGDGYVNMTLDNIEKGDPMAVYKQMGEFNMFLGITINNIKVALFAFALGIFLGVGTIWVLLRNGLMLGSFQYFFHDKGLLWESARTIWIHGTIEISVIILAGCAGLVMANGMLFPGTYTRLESFKRGVKNGLKIVVSTIPFFIIAGFLEGFVTRHTEMPDWLAITIILGSLGLIVFYYVIYPYQLNKKDNHGQHSLH, from the coding sequence ATGCGAGAGGCGGCATTCGTAAAGCAAAATAAAAATAAATGGGTTGCGTTCGAAGAGGCCCTAAACAGCAAAAGGGAATTGTCACCAGATCAACTTTCCGACCTCTATATTGAATTAACCGATCATCTAAGCTACGCCAAAACCTTTTACCCTGGTAGTAATACCCAACTTTATCTCAATTCAATTGCTTCACGAGCCCACCAAAAAATCTATAAGACAAAACGCGAATCCAAGAACCGTATTGTTACTTTTTGGAAAATAGAGTTCCCCCAAATGTTTTATGCACACCAACGGGAGTTGCTGATTTCCTTTTTGGTATTTACATTTTTCTGTTTTGTAGGCGCTTTTTCTGCGGCCAATGATGGGGATTTTGTACGTTCCATACTCGGAGATGGTTATGTGAACATGACTTTGGACAATATTGAAAAAGGGGACCCTATGGCGGTATACAAACAAATGGGGGAATTCAATATGTTTTTGGGAATAACCATTAATAACATCAAAGTGGCATTATTTGCCTTTGCATTGGGTATCTTTCTTGGAGTGGGTACCATTTGGGTCTTGCTAAGAAATGGTTTGATGCTGGGCAGTTTTCAATACTTCTTTCATGACAAAGGATTGCTCTGGGAATCTGCCAGAACCATTTGGATCCATGGGACCATTGAAATATCCGTCATTATCCTAGCCGGCTGTGCGGGTTTGGTCATGGCAAACGGAATGCTGTTCCCGGGGACCTATACCCGGTTGGAATCCTTTAAACGTGGCGTAAAGAATGGACTGAAAATAGTTGTGAGCACAATTCCGTTTTTCATCATTGCGGGATTTTTGGAAGGTTTTGTTACCCGACATACGGAAATGCCGGATTGGCTTGCGATAACCA
- a CDS encoding RDD family protein, which yields MNQFQIETAQNVTIDQNSSNLGERMLAYIIDSFVIVVYTVLAVLFLVYLNVDFDALWALYLVVTLPSFLYYLLFETLTDGKTIGKGLMNLRVVKLDGSRPNFGNYFVRWILRIIDVSLTSGAAAVVTILIRGNGQRIGDIAAGTTVISERQRIQLKDTLLKEIPNDYRPQFPQVTVFSDSEIQTVKELYEKARKNGDHNVIVSLDKRLKEVMDVTTTIKPIEFVDVVIKDYNYYTQKL from the coding sequence ATGAACCAATTTCAAATAGAGACTGCCCAAAACGTAACTATAGACCAAAACAGTTCCAATCTTGGGGAACGCATGTTGGCCTATATTATTGATAGTTTTGTGATTGTGGTCTATACGGTATTGGCGGTTTTATTTTTAGTGTATTTAAATGTGGATTTTGATGCCCTTTGGGCACTCTATCTAGTTGTCACACTTCCCTCATTTTTATACTATCTCTTATTTGAGACCTTGACCGATGGCAAGACCATTGGAAAAGGGTTAATGAACCTTAGGGTTGTAAAACTGGACGGCTCCAGACCCAATTTTGGCAACTATTTTGTCCGATGGATTTTAAGGATCATTGATGTAAGCCTAACTTCTGGGGCAGCGGCCGTTGTTACTATTTTGATACGGGGCAATGGTCAGCGGATTGGTGATATTGCAGCGGGGACCACGGTAATTAGTGAACGACAGCGGATTCAACTAAAGGATACCCTATTGAAGGAAATCCCAAATGATTACAGGCCCCAATTTCCCCAAGTCACGGTTTTTAGCGATAGTGAGATACAGACCGTAAAGGAGCTTTATGAAAAGGCCAGGAAAAATGGCGACCATAATGTTATTGTTTCCCTGGACAAACGATTAAAGGAGGTGATGGATGTTACTACTACTATAAAACCCATCGAATTTGTGGATGTGGTCATCAAAGATTACAACTACTATACCCAAAAGCTTTAA
- a CDS encoding trimeric intracellular cation channel family protein: MFYQTLDILGTIAFAVSGVLVAMEKKLDLFGVFIIAFVTAIGGGTLRDLMIGNTPVVWMRDAIYMITIGITVVFAVLFASRLKYLRKSLFLFDTLGIGLFTLIGLEKGLEAGLLPVMCIALGTMTASFGGVIRDILCNEIPVIFRKEIYATACILGGASYFLFNLLKVPEKYSYILAILVVIVLRLLAVKFGIALPNIYQKEKG, encoded by the coding sequence GTGTTTTACCAAACGTTGGATATATTGGGTACCATTGCCTTTGCCGTTTCGGGTGTGTTGGTTGCCATGGAGAAAAAACTGGATCTGTTCGGGGTCTTTATCATCGCTTTTGTAACGGCCATTGGTGGAGGAACACTTCGGGATTTGATGATTGGAAATACGCCGGTGGTCTGGATGCGCGACGCCATTTATATGATTACCATTGGGATTACCGTTGTTTTTGCCGTGCTGTTTGCAAGTCGATTGAAATATTTGCGAAAGTCCCTGTTCCTGTTCGATACCCTGGGAATAGGTTTGTTTACCCTAATCGGTCTTGAAAAAGGCCTGGAAGCGGGATTGCTACCTGTAATGTGTATTGCATTGGGCACCATGACCGCAAGTTTTGGCGGTGTGATCCGAGATATTTTATGTAATGAGATTCCCGTGATCTTCCGAAAGGAAATCTATGCTACGGCCTGTATTTTGGGAGGGGCAAGTTATTTTTTGTTCAACCTTCTTAAGGTTCCCGAGAAGTATAGCTATATCTTGGCAATCCTTGTTGTCATTGTATTGCGCTTACTGGCCGTAAAATTTGGGATAGCATTGCCCAATATCTATCAGAAGGAAAAGGGTTAA
- a CDS encoding peptidylprolyl isomerase yields MEKKIILLASLLLFFLGGCGEKEKKESGKPNGNTLKEVNDETGNEKVVELEKPQPVTEGENEPFLLTEENAIDFFFDYAKDVKEDKVRLTTSLGKFTIQLYNNVPYHKANFIYLAKKGYFDNTQFHRVVPDFIIQGGNSDDRETSKKRKAIGRYLLPPDTRKGHKHHRGTISMPSSERDNPHKLASPYEFFIVVTKPGSYHLDGSYTPFGRVIEGMDIVDRINQVPIDQGEWPMQNVYILRAEVL; encoded by the coding sequence CTGTTGGCAAGTTTACTATTATTTTTTTTAGGAGGATGTGGGGAGAAAGAAAAAAAGGAGTCGGGTAAACCAAATGGGAACACCCTTAAGGAGGTCAATGATGAAACTGGCAATGAAAAGGTAGTTGAATTGGAAAAACCACAGCCGGTGACCGAAGGGGAAAATGAACCTTTTTTACTCACCGAAGAAAATGCCATTGACTTTTTTTTCGATTATGCCAAAGACGTAAAAGAGGATAAAGTAAGACTAACGACCAGTTTGGGAAAGTTTACCATACAACTCTACAACAATGTTCCTTACCACAAGGCCAATTTTATCTACCTGGCCAAAAAGGGTTATTTTGACAACACCCAATTTCATAGGGTGGTTCCTGATTTCATTATTCAGGGCGGAAACTCGGACGACCGTGAAACGAGCAAAAAGAGAAAGGCCATAGGCCGTTATCTTTTGCCTCCGGATACCCGAAAGGGCCATAAACACCACCGAGGGACCATTTCCATGCCCAGTAGCGAACGTGACAATCCACATAAACTGGCCTCTCCGTATGAGTTTTTTATTGTAGTGACCAAACCGGGCTCCTATCATTTGGATGGCAGTTATACCCCGTTTGGAAGGGTTATTGAAGGAATGGACATTGTGGATAGAATAAATCAGGTTCCCATTGACCAAGGGGAATGGCCCATGCAAAATGTTTACATCCTAAGAGCAGAGGTTCTTTAA